In Zea mays cultivar B73 chromosome 7, Zm-B73-REFERENCE-NAM-5.0, whole genome shotgun sequence, the following proteins share a genomic window:
- the LOC100272692 gene encoding uncharacterized protein isoform X1, whose product MEREVQLMEGRQAWPLHMMGMAAAGTTATCFDNYSSSGSGGGGGDCFVLGWEQLAPAPFGCFGLLTADVHDLFPLFATGMEPALPALPPSAHDVAAAIPGELDDLLLSFWDASCHDGDVGEPLKAQQQAAFNSSCCVTHERGEDYCTPTTDSFVHYDDNDDGDDPLSSIFSAGLAPAAEGAVCPAAAEAEPLPSSSSSNCRGGDPRAGGVDLQPQGQMQQGTARARGRAGTPPLPRTSAPSLKRATREAESSSEHAAAAAAEECSQSGGGSKRRKGAGVVRPFALLKPDGLDGGATLADINARILMRPARPVRHPVGEFACAPRVSADQPGFSGKAVASLTRLHTPGGRGTITIIRTRG is encoded by the exons ATGGAAAGGGAGGTGCAGCTGATGGAGGGGAGGCAAGCGTGGCCGCTCCACATGATGGGGATGGCTGCCGCTGGTACGACCGCCACCTGCTTCGACAACTACAGCAGCAGTggcagtggcggcggcggcggcgactgcTTCGTGCTCGGGTGGGAGCAGCTAGCGCCGGCGCCGTTCGGCTGCTTCGGGCTCCTCACCGCCGACGTCCACGACCTCTTCCCGCTCT TCGCCACAGGCATGGAGCCGGCGCTGCCCGCGCTGCCGCCGTCGGCGCACGACGTGGCCGCCGCGATCCCCGGCGAGCTGGACGACCTTCTCCTG AGCTTCTGGGACGCGAGCTGCCACGACGGCGACGTGGGCGAGCCGCTCAAGGCGCAGCAGCAGGCCGCCTTCAATTCCAGCTGCTGCGTCACGCACGAGCGGGGGGAGGACTACTGCACCCCCACCACCGACTCCTTCGTCCACT ATGATGACAATGATGACGGCGATGATCCCTTGAGCTCGATTTTCTCCGCGGGCCTCGCGCCGGCAGCGGAGGGAGCGGTGTGCCCCGCCGCCGCAGAGGCAGAGCCCCTCCCCAGCTCGTCCTCGTCCAACTGCCGCGGGGGGGACCCGCGCGCCGGCGGGGTCGACCTGCAGCCGCAGGGACAGATGCAGCAGGGCACcgcgcgggcgcggggccgggCCGGGACCCCGCCGCTGCCGAGGACCTCCGCGCCCTCGCTGAAACGCGCGACACGCGAAG CAGAGTCGTCGTCGGagcacgcggcggcggcggcggcggaggagtGCAGCcagagcggcggcggcagcaagcgGCGGAAGGGCGCGGGGGTGGTGCGCCCGTTCGCGCTGCTGAAGCCCGACGGGCTGGACGGCGGCGCGACGCTGGCGGACATCAACGCGCGCATCCTGATGCGGCCCGCGCGGCCGGTCCGGCACCCCGTGGGCGAGTTCGCGTGCGCGCCGCGCGTGTCCGCGGACCAGCCGGGCTTCTCGGGCAAGGCCGTCGCCAGCCTCACGCGCCTGCACACCCCCGGCGGGCGCGGCACCATCACCATCATAAGGACGCGAGGCTAG
- the LOC100272692 gene encoding uncharacterized protein LOC100272692 produces the protein MEREVQLMEGRQAWPLHMMGMAAAGTTATCFDNYSSSGSGGGGGDCFVLGWEQLAPAPFGCFGLLTADVHDLFPLFATGMEPALPALPPSAHDVAAAIPGELDDLLLSFWDASCHDGDVGEPLKAQQQAAFNSSCCVTHERGEDYCTPTTDSFVHYDDNDDGDDPLSSIFSAGLAPAAEGAVCPAAAEAEPLPSSSSSNCRGGDPRAGGVDLQPQGQMQQGTARARGRAGTPPLPRTSAPSLKRATREESSSEHAAAAAAEECSQSGGGSKRRKGAGVVRPFALLKPDGLDGGATLADINARILMRPARPVRHPVGEFACAPRVSADQPGFSGKAVASLTRLHTPGGRGTITIIRTRG, from the exons ATGGAAAGGGAGGTGCAGCTGATGGAGGGGAGGCAAGCGTGGCCGCTCCACATGATGGGGATGGCTGCCGCTGGTACGACCGCCACCTGCTTCGACAACTACAGCAGCAGTggcagtggcggcggcggcggcgactgcTTCGTGCTCGGGTGGGAGCAGCTAGCGCCGGCGCCGTTCGGCTGCTTCGGGCTCCTCACCGCCGACGTCCACGACCTCTTCCCGCTCT TCGCCACAGGCATGGAGCCGGCGCTGCCCGCGCTGCCGCCGTCGGCGCACGACGTGGCCGCCGCGATCCCCGGCGAGCTGGACGACCTTCTCCTG AGCTTCTGGGACGCGAGCTGCCACGACGGCGACGTGGGCGAGCCGCTCAAGGCGCAGCAGCAGGCCGCCTTCAATTCCAGCTGCTGCGTCACGCACGAGCGGGGGGAGGACTACTGCACCCCCACCACCGACTCCTTCGTCCACT ATGATGACAATGATGACGGCGATGATCCCTTGAGCTCGATTTTCTCCGCGGGCCTCGCGCCGGCAGCGGAGGGAGCGGTGTGCCCCGCCGCCGCAGAGGCAGAGCCCCTCCCCAGCTCGTCCTCGTCCAACTGCCGCGGGGGGGACCCGCGCGCCGGCGGGGTCGACCTGCAGCCGCAGGGACAGATGCAGCAGGGCACcgcgcgggcgcggggccgggCCGGGACCCCGCCGCTGCCGAGGACCTCCGCGCCCTCGCTGAAACGCGCGACACGCGAAG AGTCGTCGTCGGagcacgcggcggcggcggcggcggaggagtGCAGCcagagcggcggcggcagcaagcgGCGGAAGGGCGCGGGGGTGGTGCGCCCGTTCGCGCTGCTGAAGCCCGACGGGCTGGACGGCGGCGCGACGCTGGCGGACATCAACGCGCGCATCCTGATGCGGCCCGCGCGGCCGGTCCGGCACCCCGTGGGCGAGTTCGCGTGCGCGCCGCGCGTGTCCGCGGACCAGCCGGGCTTCTCGGGCAAGGCCGTCGCCAGCCTCACGCGCCTGCACACCCCCGGCGGGCGCGGCACCATCACCATCATAAGGACGCGAGGCTAG